From Rhipicephalus sanguineus isolate Rsan-2018 unplaced genomic scaffold, BIME_Rsan_1.4 Seq1053, whole genome shotgun sequence:
CAACCATGGTTTCTGCAAACGAAGCTGTGCGCATTCATTTTTACACACCTCGCGATCCCGTGGTGGTTCCTAACAATGGTGGAGTGCACATTGCTGAAGACTTGTGTGTCCTAGCGGCCAAAACATGCGGTATCAGTCCCGTAACGTGCCAGCTTTTCGGTCTGTACTGCTCAGACCTGGACATTTGGTTTGCACCGTCGGCGGCCGTGAAAGACAAGGACAAAACAGTGAATGTTCATTTCCGCCTGCGTTTCAAGCCTCCCAACATGGACAGGATCAGAGTAAGACAACTTTTCATTTCTTATCGTTTGATTAACAGCGATGTTCTCGCCTGAAAGTCAATTAGAAGAGTTATACCTGCACTCAGCTACCTACAAAACTTCTAAGCATAGCTGAAAGTTGCAAGGTGTCATTCTCGATGGAAGGAAAAATTTGACAGGACGTGTGATGTGTGACATTTAAGAGTATGTATTCGGAATGCGCTTCTGGGAGCCTGAGCAAGTTCACCAGACGTTGACACATGTTTCAGAAATATTCAATTTGTGTAGAATACTTCAGGTGATCAATTTTGTTCTATTTTATTAGTTTTGATAGAagcaaccataggtcggcaaaagtggagctcactcatactcaccaaaattttcctggactcactcggactcatactcactgaaatttttctcagccggactcactcggactcaatctcaccaaaatattactcacttggactcacgagtatatctgagtttgagtgagttgaagcatgagtccgttagcgtataattggcttttttgaccacggtgtcaatgctctttaataccaatatctcgcatatttggtgctctacttggcgccttttgatatcgagccttcaaatacgagttatcagtggttgcaattcagtaaggacatttttattgaaagtggtgactcacacgaaatatttttatcaaaaacTTCCTGGGAAAGAGTTTATGGGGGAGAGGTCAACTCCCCCCCCCTCTTTTACGTAACTCaggcctctgattaataaatattgagctggtgtatgaacgctagtgctttgaagtatgtgtgagttggTGGGAGTATagacgtgagccgacataaggctgatagtaatgctgaagttgcgtagatagaaccataggttggcaagaaagtgtggagctcactcaagaaataggGTTCGAGCAATTCTCCACTCACAGCACGAAATGTGTTATCGTTATCCCACCGAAACATCACCTTACAGCCTAATTGGTTTTTGAAGTCCATGCTGATAACAGAGACACTCGCTCCCGTGTCCACTAAAGCCAGCGTAATAACATTATCCGCAGAAACACAAATCTTGTTATGACACATGGTGACTGGTGGAGGCATAGGGGTGTGTAGCTGAAGATGACCGgtgacctcacctccatcggtcgcgccaCCTAGTTTCCCGGCGACGGTGACGTGAGACGTCGTTGAGGAGATGGGGACCTTCGGTGGTGTGAAGACGGCAGCGTCAAGCACAGAAGCTGCACAgaagccggcgagtcgctgcAGTAATTCACCCGATGGTTGATCCTGCTGTCAGAGTCAGAGGTCCAGTGTGTCCCATCAACGTGCTGATTGCTGTGCCAATAGAAAGTATGTGGTCTCTCATAGGACTGTGCTGACGTGCGATGGCGATGAGGAcaaaatcgggcgacgtggctgcagacgccgcagtggaagcaTATGGGGCGCTCACGGGACGCACTGATATTGTCAGTAAAAAGATGAATGGCCCGGCCGTCCCACTCCTGAGAAACTGCAGGTGGTCTGCTTGCATAACCATCACACAACTGGTAACTCGGATGCACATTCATAGGAGGGCTTGGCACTCTAGCATGAGGCGTGAAGTTGTAAGCATCGATGGAGGCGGCGTTGATGGACGTCGCGTCAAAGTTGCTGGGAGGAAAAGGCTTTTGGACCTGAGGAGTTGGGAGAGAAGCCGCCTCACGTCAGTCGAGCTCTTCGCGTACTACTTGCTTAATCATTGACGCGAGGTCGGATGGGGCTGGAagcacatcgacactggcgacattAGTTACGTTGGCCAGGCGTCCAAACTTTGGTGTAATTCGTTGAGCTTTCAGAGCTTCCAATGTACAGCAGTGCATAATGACCTCACTTACAGACTCCAGACTGTCTTTTGCGATGAGGAACTCGTATACGTCCTCCGCAATCCCTTTTAGAAGAtgaccaactttgtcctcttctgtcatCCGAGGGTCCAGGGCCTTGCACAGCTTGAGCACTTCCTCGATATACGTCGTGCAGGTTTCCCCGGGAACTTGAGCTCACTGCATGAGAGTTTGCTCGGCACGCTTCTCTTTAGCTGCCGGATCTCTGAAgcacttcttaatttcatctacgAACGTCTGCCACGTCGTCAAGCTTTcttcgtggttttcaaaccataGAGATGCTGTTCCCTTAAGGAAGGGGCCTACATTGTTCAGCTGGCCGGTAGCATTCCAGTCATTAAACCGACTCGCCCATTGGTAGAAGCTGAGCCATGCGTCGACATTTTCCCCAGGTTGTCCGGCGAAGGTTCGGGGATCGATGTAGGGCTGCCACGGAATGCTGGAAGCAGGTGGCACGTTGTTGTTGCCGTCAGAGGCCATCGCAGGTGGCAGGCCAGCTATTCGTCGACGTCGGCGAAGCTCCACGTATTGCGCCTCAGTGGTCCGTGCGTCGTTCGTCGGGGGCGCCGttatcgtacccagcacctccaccaaaaactGTTACGATGGGGTGTGTTTATTTACGAATTAATAGATGAAAGGAGCGAAGGGTTGCCGCGCCGACCCCGAGTTTCTTCAAAGAcacacttcgttctcctcttcctttgtTTCCGTGGTCGCTTCAGCGTAacaatattttgcgcttagggctcactcggactcagactcactaaaatttttctgatccggactcactcggactcaagctcaccaaaatatgactcactcggactcactcatactcacggcacgatctgagtctgagtgagtcgactcatgagtgagtttactGACCTGTGAAAGCAATGCAATAAGTGGCTGGCAGCATACACACAAATGTAGCACTCTCTCAATGAGGAAAGAATGTCGTAAGTAAATTTTCTTTGCTCAATGACAAACACTTGTGTTAAATGCAACCCGTGATCAAGCCTGACCCGGATTGAATTTCTGGGTTGTGATAGATTCGCATTTGTAGGCTGTGATGAGGAACCAATCACAACTGAGAAATTTGTTCTAGACTGGGCATGATCGTGATTGAAGGTTCCCTGTGTGCCATCGGTACTATTCTCTAAGTGGTGTTAAAAAACACTAGTCCATGCGAGGATTACTGCATGTTTGAAATAACCTGTTAGATGTCGCAGTGTTGTTCTTTGTCTCAACTTTCAGGAGGATGAAGCAGTGCTCAACTACCTGTACCATCAGATGCGACAAGACTTTGTGTGTGGTCGTGTACCCGAGCTGCATCAGAGCAAAGTGCAGAGCCGAACTCTGGGCCTGGTGATTACAGACGTGGTGCGCCATCTTATCGAGCTGGGACAGACCCCTCAGCAAGGCAGTTACAGTTTCAGGTTTGCATTGTGTCATGTGACTTCATTAATGGTCTTTGCCATGCTGACATTGTAGTCACTGGCATGGTTTAGAGGGAGTAATTTCAGTTTTGATATTTTGGGTTAGAATGTGCACTTAGAGCACAGTATTTATATGTGTAGCCATATTGGCCTCTGCACTTTCACATATTATTAAGGCAACTTGATGGGGATGTCATGGCCCTTTTATTCTTTTCTTGTCTGCAGTGACTTTATGCCTTCAGTTCTTGTCGGACCGTGGAAAATGCGTGTGCTCAAGACCAGAATGACCACTGCCCTCAATGAATGCTGGCAGAACAGTCGGCAAAATGCTCAACGTGTCAAGGCAAGCATATTCACCTCTTTGTCAGTATCTCTGTCACATGTCTGTAAAATGTTTCAGCTGTTAATTATTGGCTGAACTTGGGCATAACAAATCACCAAAAGGTCCACAATGTTTTTGGAGGTAGGGGAAGATAGCAAAGAATTTTGTAACAACACCTCTTTGATCTCAACATTCTTTGTGAAATGAACACGTATGAAAGTGTTTTTCTGGAAGACTGTATGCACTCTTCTGGACACtgtacagaaactgaaaattaaAAATTCTTGGTGCTGTATTTCATAAAAACCTTCTTTCATTGTTCTAATTGTCCGCCGTGTATAGTGGCCATCAATACTGCCAACAGTGGTGCTGCAGTAGCATGAGAATCAATGATAATGGACAAAAAGAACAcataaaacaataataattttGAATGTGGGCCCCTGAGTAATTTTCAGTTTTTCACATTATGCTTTCCAATCTATGACTGCACTTGCGTCTCCCGATatcaaagaaaaaggaaaaagaaacacattTGTAATTTGGATATTTATACTCGCTCACTGTTATCATACAAAAAGTAGGAATATCCTAACATGTGCCTTTTTCTTGCACGTGATGATGTGAAATGTGAtgatgtctttcgtaatgtacATGTTAGTTTATTAGCTTAATTTTTAAATCAGAGATGTAGGTTGTTCCAGAATAAAATTAATTGACAGCAAGTTCGTGAAATTTGAGCCCACATATTTTAAGAACGAGCACAGATTGGAACATCCCAGTGTCTGAAGTTAGCAGCTATAGTGAGCTTACTTGTAAGGCTTTAATGTGCAGCTTGACAGGATTCAGCAGTGAAATATGCTACAGTACTGTGAACTCACAATCACTGCGACAACATTAGTGTGCAGCATATGtcattcgtgttctttttttgcttgcAGGAGATCTACGTAAATGAATTCAGAAGCATAGTACCTGATTATGTGTGCGAGCAGTTTGCTTCTCAAGTAGACACTGATGGTCGGGTGTGGGAGGTAATCCTGCAGGTCAACCCATACCATCCACAGCTACCAGGTCTACGTATGCGCCCAAGGGGACCCAAGGAAGTAGGTCTTTCCTGATGTTGCTCATTGTAATGAACACTTCTGCTTTTGATTGTTTATATCAGCAAAAGAAGAGTCTGCAAAGATTAACATGCGTGAATTATGACTTGACCCTCTCATAATCATTGTAAATGCGTACCCAAAATGCCAATTTGACCACGTAAGCTACATAAGCACTGGGACAAGACCCAGTCAGGTCACATTTTACACTGTTATGCACTGTGACAATAAGGCCCTACATAAATGCCCACAGTTGATACAGTTGTTTACAGGGCAGCGTTCTGTATTGTTTTTTGAATTTGCCTTATGCATGTTAAGTTGAGTTTTCTTATGGCCTGGAACTTTTATCTGGGGAGGCAGAAGTATCCTCCGCCGCACAGTAAattgaacaggcctcaggcattgacacTCAGGCTCTTGCAGGTCGGGGCACATCCTAGCCCCGCACTTTTACACGTCTATAccgaaattcagacgtcaaacacttgcacactttgctcagactttgccagcttagaaaacatgctttggcggtgctcCGCGTTACATTCTCCAAGTGGGATGCTGCCCTACACAGCCCAGATGtggaagcacaactatgggcagtccaatggGCCAGCGACGTGACGGGaggctaggcctatctgtcccgacatgggagcgggCCACTACCTGCTAGTTCATGCCCCGAAGGACTTAAAAAAGTTAGAAAGCACATGCATATCATAGGTATTACTATGCTTATACGACTGTCTATGCCTAATCATAGTATAGAGTGTTATAATGCAGCAGTGCTTGGTAGCCCGTCAACAGATTAGCCATGCATTCTCTTGTTGATACAGATACTGGATTTTGCAAAGCAAAAATGCAACCTGTGAAAGaaaaatgcttcttttttttacagaacATAACATGGACACAAATCTGCTCCATAAGTGATCTTTGCTTTGTGAACATGGTTCCATCTAACTGCACAGTTGAAATCAGCCGTCGGAACGGCATACCTCAGGTGAGAATTTGCTGTGCTTGTAAACTTCTTGTAACTAGGTAACATTTCTGTTCACATTGATATTAACATGTCACATGGGCATGTTGTCAAAGAGAAGTGTGAAGTTAAATTGGCAGGTTACAATTCTGTATTACCACAAACGTCATACTTGAGGTGAGTAGAATCTTGATAAGCCAGATCAAATGTTGGCTTTGTATGAGTAAATATGATTGTTTATTGATATGCAGAGATTACAGTATGTTTTAAAAGAACGAAAAGATCAGTTTAGTCATCTTTGAatacttattattgcgatagcaattatatggacactctcgacgggcttttgccgtcgctgtcgccgtcatgtcgttccggtatgaagtccaaattgataagatccccttgcgaattgtatgttctaccgcgggtaaatgCGCGCGATACGGCGGTGACGAacacggccgaagcagagttcaaacgagccgagCCGGCcaaggtgcatgcgataacatcaccccaatcgggaagcctgccatcgaagcagacaggaaacgccccgcccgtttttaacgagccttaaaagacgtgATGACGCGAGGGGGGTGGGAGTGTCcggcgaggagcaactttgaactttgaatctaagggcgcggtcgcgatcgctggcgcgcacgctatctcgaaagccatcacagtgggtcaggcggctcgtatacccttctacgtgctgcgcgcTCAACACGAAGTGATTATGCGGAGatcatcgctccctggagcggccgtattttcttacaccatcgttttgtagttacgcgagatcggatacaaaatagttagctgccagcctcacttcgtgtaacactacaatttgttgctattgcattcattgctttgcccttgcggtgaaactgactttttcaaaGCAACAGTTGCCCAAACGTGCAAAAGTTTTAATGAAATCTGTGACATTGTACTAATGTACTGGTAGTACTGTGGTGTGATTGCAAAACTCGAAACAGAAAAACTGCCATTTGTTTTGTCCACTTATAAAAGTATCTTTGTCTAAAAAATGCTAATCGATTTGTATAAAAGTACCCCACCTGACTTAACTAATAGTGTTGGAATTCATTGTCTCTTTTATAATTAATCCAATGTGAGTGCTCTTTAGTTCAAATAATATGGACTGTGAAGGAAATGTTTAACACACCCTCTAGAGAAGCAGGGCCACTTGAGGCAATAGAATGACCATATTTGTACATTTATCTGTCTAGTGTTACAATAAATGTTACTCTTTTAAAGAAATGCTGTTTATGTATGTGTGATCGCTTGATAACAGCATTAGAAATTCATTTCTGATTAGTTGTTGGGGAGTATCGTATTACCAAAGTTTTCATGGCAAAGCATTTGAATGCAGCTGTATACCAGTACAGCTAAACAGATTTGACCAGCTTGCTGTGGTGTGTGTTTTTGTCCTCGACATCAATTGTGTCTCTACACAGAACCTCAAGTTTGACAGCATCAGCCAGATGCACTCTTTTGTCTCTCTTCTGGATGGCTATTATCGGTTAACGGAGAAGTGGACAGTGAATTTGTGCATCAACCTGCCAACACCGTCCCTGACCATGCTTCGAGCAATGAGATGTCATGGACCAGTGGGGTgagacttcattttttttttcatttttttatttaaaagcaaATTTCGTAGTCTTGCCCAAGATGTCAGTCAGGGACATCAGTAACCTGCACAACTACAGAAACCTACAGCTAccagtctttcttttcttttgttttattttgtatgTTAACAGCGCTTAGAAGAGTTAGTTTATGAAGAGTGTGCTGTGTAGCACGTAACTCCATTTAATAAACAGTTTCCGGTCATGAGCACTTAACCACTTGCAGTTTTTCTAGTTTTAGCCCATTGCGATccgaaacctttacctttacccACCTTTTGTCCATTCCGGTGCAAAACTAAAGATATCAAAGCTtaagtaaaagaagtttacttactcaTTTAGAGATGGTGCATAATGTAAAAAGAAAGTGCGCGTGAATCAACCAAGAAAACTTGTCAAGCAGTGCCCAGCCATGGaccgctgtgactgtgttgcatTGTCAGGAGGGGCCCGACAATGAACTGCAAAGGGTTAAGCCATCCCGTACATTTGGACAGTGTGCAGAAAGAGAGCTTGTGTGAGCGAGTGCATACTGTGCACTGTGTTTGTGGCTACACCGGTTATATCTATCCTAGGGCCAAGTTTGCCTACCAGAAGCTGCAGGAGAAAGGTGGGCACGAAGCAGGCTGGTACCTGATTCGGCAGAGCTCGTCCATCTACCATGAGTATCGGCTGGACTTTCTGGGAAAGAACGCAGTGCCGGAGACGCTGCGCATTGTGCAGCTTGAGGACGGTCGCTTCGCACTGGACGAAGCGGCACCGGAAGAGGGCATTTATCCAACACTGGCAAAGCTGATCAGTGAGGCTATTCGACCGACCCTTGATGTAGAGCTGGGATACTGTGTACCTCCATCCGAATATGGTGagaaagaagcgagttttttttctgGCCCTCTGCTAAACATTTTGGCTTGCCTTATTTAACCTCTGACCTCCTAATCTCTCTCCTGTGAACTTGTTTCTTGCAGCACTTTCTTTCAATTACTGTTCCATTACTTTAGTCAGGGATTGAAAACAGTCTTGACATTCTGGTGCTTTTGAAAACCATCACTGTTGAGAGAGGCCTTCTTTTCACTCGTATTTAGAAAGAATCACTGTATCTGATCGCTATTCTGAGAAGATTTTTAAGTTTAAATCTGCACACTTTTATTACATATATAATTACCACTCCTTATTTATAGGATTGCTGATCCTTTTGCTGTGTCTGCTTAGGTTAGTTTAGTAAGTTGGGCATGTCCATTGCACATTCATATTCCATAAAGAACACTTTCTTTGGCTCTTTGCCATCAAAGGAAAGGTCAAGTTGACCAAAGCCAAATTAATGTAAGTCTGTAGTGTATACCTCCAGCCACTTCTGGATGGGATTCCTTACATAGGCTAAGGTTGAAAAGTCTAGCTCGATGGCACCTGTCATGGTAAAAGGAGCAGCATGTCAACTgtgcagcagtaagaaaggcatGAAGTTGGGGAATAGGCCAATGTGTGCATTAATTTTATTACCTGCAACACTACAGTGGTTCATTAAATTGAGTACGATGTGAGAAATCCTAGCGCCTCTAGGCGAGAGGCTCCAATGACCCATAGGTCACAACAAGAACATCCTCATAATGACAACTTTGCTATTGCTAGCTTCATTTGAGCTGCACGAGACTGCTAAAACTTCGTAAATTACCATCATTCTCACTTGAAGATCCTAGGTCATGCACTTGTGATGATACtgaagtttttgttttttctttgcagacAAAACACAGTTGCTGTTATGCCGCCCACCATCTCTTGACGTGGAAAAGTATTCTCTGAAGCGAGAGCCACGTGAGTGCATCCACTCGGGGGCACTGACGTTTACGGAGAATCGCAAGGATGAGCTGCCTGGCAAGTTCACTGTGGTGCGGCGGGCGTTCTTGCATCGGGAACGAAATCAGTATCGAGAGGTTGCTGTCAAAGCCCTGAAGCCCCACCTGGAGGATAGCCATCTCAAGGTGGGTGACTCAGCCAGCTGCTCCACTTGTTAACTGGGCACCTTGATGTTTTTGTGAGGTGAATGGAAAATGACAGTTCATCAACATCTGAAATGATCGGGCACCCAAAAGATTAGGACTTCTGCCTGGCATTTATGTATTAACAGAATCAGAGATATTGATGGAAACAGCACCAGTTAAGGTGACATCATGTCACAGGCTATTTAACAAAACCATTGGCGTTGTCTTTGGTGAAAAGTACCCGACTACTACATACTCTGCCTTAATTTGCACCCACTGGCTGCGTATATGACCTTGCCTGACCATTAAAAAATGAGGAGTTTCATCTAAGCCACGAATCTTGACAAACGCTGGCTACGTACATCACGAATTCTCGGTGGACGAAGGCAACTTCACAGCGAGGTGACCCAACAGCCTGTCGTTTTTCGCACTATCCATGAATAAGAACTTTTATGGACCTGAAATATGCATTCACCTTCCTTCGTGACATGCGCTGACACCAGCCTTTCGCTGCCGTCCTCTCTTCAAAACTTCGCTATTGTTGCCACATAAGCATGTTGACAGCTCTATCAGTTGTAGACAGAATGGCGCAGTGCATTTGCAGCACATGTGTTTGTTTGTTGTCTGCTGCCTTACACTCACCGAAACTACGGTGTACTAGCTTTCATACTACACTTCTGCTATAAAAAGTGGCTTCATGTAGGTGGGCGAAGCTAAGCTTTTCctgcacagaataaaaaaaaagggcaacTTTCTGTATTAGCTTCATGCAGCCAGTGGAGAAAATAAAAGCTCACATGCTCGTAGGTtgacaataagaaaaaaatagagtaACACATGTACAGTATGCCTTCTTAGAAGggaaaatttattctcctggcagttcacgtgcttctgtgatccagttttcctggctttaagATCGCGTGTGTATCCGCAGTCGTTTCTTAGCCAAGCTCTATCCACACGGAGTAGCTTCAGCTAGTCGGAAGGCTCGTCTTTGACATCCAGATATTTTCATGTTTTCGGGCCGTGGAAACTTTTCCTTGTCAACATACAGCTGAAGATCTCCCTTTGTTTTCTGTACTAGGTCACAGGCTTCGAGCACAAAAAAGGACTCGACGCAGTACTTCaccgtgcaaaataactttccctTGACATGAGGGTTCATAATAACAGTGGCACATCACTAATTGCCCTTCACAAGGGAACAAATACGACGTGCATTGCTCAGTCACGCACGAAAGCATCCTATGCGAACTCGCAACAGAATGTGCTCCGTAGCCATATGGTGATGGCAATGACACTGTATGTGACTCTTCTGACGGGAGGCTGTGGCCAACGAGGTTTCAGTTTTGTTCTTATGTACAGGCAATTTTTGGACTCCaataatcagaaaaaaaaagatgtgtgtTGAATTCAATATTTTTTAGGTTGAGAATAAAGATTTGCTCACACCTCCTTCAATTTAATGCTTAGCtgtcattttcaaaaataatttaatctaccttaCTTGGAGAAGTGCAGGGTCGTGCCGTGGGCTTATTCAGACGGTGTTTACTCGTTTATTGGGCAAGGCTGAGTGTCACTGCCTATAATTTTAGTGTTTCGATTATACTACGCCCGGATTATATGACGGTTTTGCATGGTCCCCTCAgagtcgtataatcggggttccactgtatttgGAAATGAGTGTGTGTGTTACCAGTGGAATTGGTAGCTCTCTGTTCAGCACCTTTTCTGCTGCTCGTATTTTGCTGGGAGAGGTAATTATTTGGCACCTATTTAGTGGCAAAGTGTCTTTACTTGGCAAGGATAACTTCTTTTAACAACGGAGTGAATCTTAACGTTCCTGCTGGCATTCCTTTGTACCCTGTGTGCAGGAGTTCATGGTGCAGTGTGACCGGATGCTGTTCTGGCAGTGTGAAGCCATTGTGAGCTCTCTCGGCATGGTGCACTCGGGAAGTTTTGGCCTGGTGTGCGAGTTCCTGCCTCTGGGCTCCCTGGATGCCTATCTCCATCAGCACAGGTTGCAACTTCAAGCTGTTGACTTGGTTGAAGCGGCCAAAGGGCTGGCGCGTGCCCTCTGGTACCTGGTGAGCTACCAATTTGTCACATTGCTGGAAGACACACTATAGTTGTGTAGTT
This genomic window contains:
- the LOC119375975 gene encoding tyrosine-protein kinase JAK2 → MVSANEAVRIHFYTPRDPVVVPNNGGVHIAEDLCVLAAKTCGISPVTCQLFGLYCSDLDIWFAPSAAVKDKDKTVNVHFRLRFKPPNMDRIREDEAVLNYLYHQMRQDFVCGRVPELHQSKVQSRTLGLVITDVVRHLIELGQTPQQGSYSFSDFMPSVLVGPWKMRVLKTRMTTALNECWQNSRQNAQRVKEIYVNEFRSIVPDYVCEQFASQVDTDGRVWEVILQVNPYHPQLPGLRMRPRGPKENITWTQICSISDLCFVNMVPSNCTVEISRRNGIPQNLKFDSISQMHSFVSLLDGYYRLTEKWTVNLCINLPTPSLTMLRAMRCHGPVGAKFAYQKLQEKGGHEAGWYLIRQSSSIYHEYRLDFLGKNAVPETLRIVQLEDGRFALDEAAPEEGIYPTLAKLISEAIRPTLDVELGYCVPPSEYDKTQLLLCRPPSLDVEKYSLKREPRECIHSGALTFTENRKDELPGKFTVVRRAFLHRERNQYREVAVKALKPHLEDSHLKEFMVQCDRMLFWQCEAIVSSLGMVHSGSFGLVCEFLPLGSLDAYLHQHRLQLQAVDLVEAAKGLARALWYLEEQGCVHGKIRCRNILVSQHEANAFYVKLSDPGLLVYMNEDIHWIPPEFYYNLNMAKSSIKADTWAFGTTLWEIFSYGEPPMAGVPITEGMAVQENEVSWLQGNWPPVVVVMCLLFCMSSNLLRVSKLKGLGKALPNFFGKGMIGRRRSQFLRASLEKHGCYSNTTSISLHHKGPVEIREVTTAS